In a genomic window of Mycoplasma iguanae:
- the rsmI gene encoding 16S rRNA (cytidine(1402)-2'-O)-methyltransferase, whose amino-acid sequence MQNKYIYIVATPIGNLKDITLRAIEILKEVDYIAAEDTRTSQKLLNHYQIKKPLISLHKFNEQKAAQKIIDLVEEGNDLALISDAGTPLISDPGNLLIKLARENNIEIRSIPGPSALTSIIALSGFSTPITFLGFLKDKTGQRQKQIASLIEGTYVIYVAPHKLRSTLEDVVNFLNPNLQHQIFLAKELTKKFEKHYFGNAHDILLQLPENIKGEYSLAIFVYQNKITKEKNNKYSKYSKNVLKEYN is encoded by the coding sequence ATGCAAAATAAATATATTTATATAGTAGCAACTCCCATTGGTAACCTCAAAGACATTACTTTAAGAGCAATTGAAATTTTAAAAGAAGTTGATTACATCGCTGCAGAAGACACTAGAACAAGTCAAAAATTATTAAATCATTATCAAATTAAAAAACCATTAATTTCATTACATAAATTTAATGAACAAAAAGCAGCACAAAAAATTATTGACTTAGTAGAAGAAGGTAATGATTTGGCACTAATTTCTGATGCAGGAACACCTTTAATTTCTGACCCTGGAAATCTTTTAATTAAATTAGCGCGAGAAAATAATATTGAAATCCGTTCTATTCCGGGTCCTTCAGCTTTAACAAGTATAATTGCACTTTCGGGATTTTCAACCCCGATAACTTTTTTAGGTTTTTTAAAAGATAAAACAGGTCAAAGACAAAAACAAATTGCCTCACTGATTGAAGGAACTTATGTAATTTATGTAGCTCCTCATAAATTACGAAGTACTTTAGAAGATGTTGTAAATTTTTTAAATCCTAATTTACAACATCAGATTTTTTTAGCTAAGGAGTTAACTAAAAAATTTGAAAAACATTATTTTGGTAATGCTCATGATATTTTATTACAGCTTCCTGAAAACATCAAAGGTGAATATAGCTTAGCGATTTTTGTTTATCAAAACAAAATCACAAAAGAAAAAAATAATAAATACTCAAAATATTCAAAAAATGTTTTGAAGGAATATAATTAG
- a CDS encoding TIGR00282 family metallophosphoesterase — protein sequence MPILKKEIKILFIGDVFGKPGILEVSKQLKNLKAKYPYDFVIIQAENVSGRKGLNKTDYETLKKAGVNVFTLGNHVWSKEDIKLIINNEDVIRPANIDKSYAGEGSRLFDINGVKLRVTSLMGIVFNRLLPPWGEEYANSFFDTMDQILMNDDSDFHIIDFHAETTSEKNVLGIYLDGKVSAVLGTHTHVQTNDARILEKGTAFITDVGMTGPSNSAIGANYEEVYQKMRYNTPIRFKVSDNKAQFNAVFLKLRKNKKHKIQPINILD from the coding sequence ATGCCGATATTAAAAAAAGAAATTAAGATTTTATTCATAGGCGATGTTTTTGGAAAACCAGGAATTTTAGAAGTTAGTAAACAACTAAAAAATTTAAAGGCAAAATATCCTTATGACTTTGTAATTATTCAAGCAGAAAATGTCTCAGGACGTAAAGGCTTAAATAAAACTGATTATGAAACTTTAAAAAAAGCCGGAGTAAATGTTTTTACTTTAGGAAATCATGTTTGATCAAAAGAGGATATCAAACTTATTATCAATAATGAAGATGTTATTCGTCCTGCTAATATTGATAAAAGTTATGCCGGAGAAGGAAGTAGGTTATTTGATATTAATGGAGTAAAACTAAGAGTTACTTCATTAATGGGAATCGTTTTTAATCGTCTTTTACCACCTTGAGGTGAAGAATATGCTAATTCATTTTTTGATACAATGGACCAAATTCTTATGAATGATGATTCTGATTTTCATATTATTGATTTTCATGCTGAAACAACCAGTGAAAAAAATGTGTTAGGAATTTATTTAGATGGCAAAGTTTCAGCAGTTTTAGGTACCCATACTCATGTGCAAACAAATGATGCCCGCATTTTGGAAAAAGGCACAGCTTTTATAACTGACGTAGGAATGACAGGTCCTAGTAATTCAGCAATTGGTGCAAATTATGAAGAAGTTTATCAAAAAATGCGCTATAACACGCCCATCAGATTTAAAGTTTCTGATAATAAAGCGCAATTTAATGCAGTATTTCTTAAATTAAGAAAAAATAAAAAACATAAAATTCAACCCATTAATATTCTAGATTAG